Proteins from a genomic interval of Stenotrophomonas sp. 24(2023):
- the polA gene encoding DNA polymerase I, with the protein MSRLVLIDGSSYLYRAFHALPPLSNAQGEPTGALFGVVNMLRATLKERPAYVAFVVDAPGKTFRDDLYDQYKANRPPMPDDLRSQVEPMCRIVEALGISILRVPGVEADDVIGTLALQGVAQDLNVTISTGDKDFAQLVRPGIELVNTMTGSRMDSDAAVMDKFGVRADQIIDLLALMGDTVDNVPGVEKCGPKTAAKWLAEYQNLDGVMAAAPAMKGKIGENLRAALDRLPLNKDLVTIRTDVELEAGPTTLALRDPDVPVLTELYTRYGFTQALKELGAPLAAPTVASDAATPSLRGTAAGFARGSAEAPPAGAVDPALSAAGEYETVLTVAQLQAWVERVQQADLVSFDTETDALDAMRARLVGISLAVEPGKAAYIPVGHDYPGAPAQLALDTVLDALRPVLQDPAKKKLGQHGKYDLHVLRRHGVEVRGYHDDTMLESFVLNSTATRHDMDSLALRYLGYNTLKFEDVAGKGAKQIPFSQVGIDEASRYAAEDADVTLRLHHVLQPQLLAEPGLAQVYRGIEMPLVPVLERIEANGVQIDTDELRRQSQDLSSRMLAAQQKATELAGRSFNLDSPKQLQAVLFDELQLPAVVKTPKGQPSTNEEALEAIADQHELPRVILEYRGLAKLRSTYTDKLPEMVNPDTGRVHTSYHQSGAATGRLSSSDPNLQNIPIRTDDGRRIRRAFVAPAGCQLLAADYSQIELRIMAHLSEDPGLVRAFEQGADVHRATAAEVFGRTLEEVTPNERRAAKAINFGLMYGMSAFGLARNLGIDRGQAQDYVALYFSRYPAVRDFMERMRQQARELGYVQTLFGRRLYLNDINARNQGLRAGAERAAINAPMQGTAADIIKRAMVEVDQWLAERKAPARMILQVHDELVFESETGFIDELRENVVRLMSQAAQLRVPLVVDTGTGSNWDEAH; encoded by the coding sequence ATGAGCAGATTAGTCCTGATCGACGGGTCCAGTTACCTGTACCGCGCGTTCCACGCGCTGCCGCCCCTGTCCAACGCACAGGGTGAACCCACCGGCGCGCTGTTCGGCGTGGTCAACATGCTGCGCGCCACGCTGAAGGAGCGCCCGGCCTACGTGGCGTTCGTGGTCGACGCGCCCGGCAAGACCTTCCGCGACGACCTGTACGACCAGTACAAGGCCAACCGCCCGCCGATGCCCGACGACCTGCGCAGCCAGGTCGAGCCGATGTGCCGCATCGTCGAGGCATTGGGCATCAGCATCCTGCGCGTGCCCGGGGTGGAGGCCGACGATGTGATCGGCACGCTGGCCCTGCAGGGCGTGGCGCAGGACCTGAACGTCACCATTTCCACCGGTGACAAGGACTTCGCCCAGCTGGTGCGCCCGGGCATCGAGCTGGTCAACACCATGACCGGCAGCCGCATGGATTCGGACGCGGCGGTGATGGACAAGTTCGGCGTGCGTGCCGACCAGATCATCGACCTGCTGGCGCTGATGGGCGATACCGTGGACAACGTGCCCGGCGTGGAGAAATGCGGGCCCAAGACCGCAGCCAAGTGGCTGGCCGAGTACCAGAACCTGGACGGGGTGATGGCTGCCGCGCCGGCGATGAAGGGCAAGATCGGCGAGAACCTGCGCGCGGCCCTGGACCGCCTGCCCCTGAACAAGGACCTGGTGACCATCCGCACGGATGTGGAACTGGAGGCCGGCCCGACCACGCTGGCCCTGCGTGACCCGGACGTGCCGGTGCTGACCGAGCTGTACACCCGCTATGGCTTCACCCAGGCCCTGAAGGAGCTGGGGGCGCCGCTGGCGGCGCCGACCGTGGCCAGCGATGCCGCAACGCCCAGCCTGCGTGGTACGGCGGCCGGTTTTGCCCGGGGCAGCGCCGAGGCACCGCCTGCCGGCGCGGTCGATCCGGCACTGTCAGCCGCCGGTGAGTACGAAACCGTGCTCACCGTCGCGCAGCTGCAGGCCTGGGTCGAGCGCGTGCAGCAGGCCGATCTGGTCAGCTTCGATACCGAAACCGACGCGCTCGATGCCATGCGCGCGCGCCTGGTGGGCATCAGCCTGGCGGTGGAGCCGGGCAAGGCCGCCTACATCCCGGTGGGCCATGACTATCCCGGCGCGCCGGCGCAGCTGGCGCTGGACACGGTGCTCGATGCGCTGCGCCCGGTGCTGCAGGACCCGGCGAAGAAGAAGCTCGGCCAGCACGGCAAGTACGACCTGCATGTGCTGCGCCGGCATGGGGTGGAGGTGCGTGGCTACCACGACGACACCATGCTGGAGAGCTTCGTGCTCAACTCCACCGCCACCCGCCACGACATGGATTCGCTGGCCCTGCGCTACCTGGGCTACAACACCCTCAAGTTCGAGGATGTGGCCGGCAAGGGCGCCAAGCAGATTCCGTTCTCGCAGGTGGGCATCGACGAGGCCAGCCGCTACGCTGCCGAGGATGCCGACGTGACGCTGCGCCTGCACCACGTGCTGCAGCCGCAGCTGCTGGCCGAACCGGGCCTGGCCCAGGTCTACCGGGGCATCGAGATGCCGCTGGTGCCGGTGCTGGAGCGCATCGAGGCCAACGGCGTGCAGATCGACACCGATGAGCTGCGCCGGCAGAGCCAGGACCTGTCCTCGCGGATGCTGGCCGCCCAGCAGAAGGCCACCGAACTGGCCGGGCGCAGCTTCAACCTGGATTCGCCCAAGCAGCTGCAGGCGGTGCTGTTCGATGAACTGCAGCTGCCGGCGGTGGTGAAGACCCCCAAGGGCCAGCCCAGCACCAATGAAGAAGCGCTGGAAGCCATCGCCGACCAGCACGAGCTGCCGCGGGTGATCCTGGAGTACCGCGGCCTGGCCAAGCTGCGCAGCACCTATACCGACAAGCTGCCGGAGATGGTCAATCCCGATACCGGCCGGGTGCATACCAGCTACCACCAGTCCGGTGCCGCCACCGGCCGCCTGTCCTCCTCCGACCCCAACCTGCAGAACATCCCGATCCGCACCGACGATGGCCGCCGCATCCGCCGCGCGTTCGTCGCGCCGGCCGGCTGCCAGCTGCTGGCGGCGGACTATTCGCAGATCGAACTGCGGATCATGGCGCACCTGTCCGAAGACCCGGGCCTGGTGCGTGCCTTCGAGCAGGGCGCCGATGTGCACCGCGCCACCGCGGCGGAAGTGTTCGGCCGCACGCTGGAGGAGGTCACCCCGAACGAGCGCCGCGCCGCCAAGGCCATCAACTTCGGCCTGATGTACGGCATGAGTGCCTTCGGCCTGGCCCGCAACCTGGGCATCGACCGCGGCCAGGCGCAGGATTACGTGGCGCTGTACTTCAGCCGCTACCCGGCCGTGCGTGACTTCATGGAGCGCATGCGCCAGCAGGCCCGTGAACTGGGCTACGTGCAGACCCTGTTCGGCCGCCGCCTCTACCTGAACGACATCAACGCCCGCAACCAGGGCCTGCGCGCCGGCGCCGAGCGCGCCGCCATCAACGCACCGATGCAGGGCACCGCCGCGGACATCATCAAGCGGGCGATGGTCGAGGTCGACCAGTGGCTGGCCGAGCGCAAGGCACCGGCGCGGATGATCCTGCAGGTGCACGATGAACTCGTTTTTGAAAGTGAAACCGGGTTTATCGACGAGCTGCGGGAAAACGTCGTTCGATTGATGTCACAGGCCGCGCAGTTGCGGGTGCCGTTGGTGGTGGATACCGGCACCGGCA
- a CDS encoding DUF2782 domain-containing protein, with amino-acid sequence MKTLMLASLLLLAGCATTGGAGAPPMDVTGAEVATRTLDNGDTLAEYRIGGQLRMVKVTPLRGPAYYMYDKNGDGHMDSSKDGVSPVYWKLYSW; translated from the coding sequence ATGAAGACCCTGATGCTGGCCTCGCTGCTCCTCCTCGCAGGCTGCGCCACGACCGGTGGTGCCGGTGCGCCCCCCATGGACGTGACCGGGGCCGAGGTGGCCACGCGCACCCTGGACAACGGCGATACGCTGGCGGAATACCGTATCGGCGGCCAGCTGCGCATGGTCAAGGTGACGCCGCTGCGCGGCCCGGCCTATTACATGTACGACAAGAACGGCGATGGCCACATGGACAGCAGCAAGGACGGCGTCTCGCCGGTCTACTGGAAGCTGTACAGCTGGTGA
- a CDS encoding universal stress protein has product MYKRILIATDGSELADKGLAKGLELAKDLNAEVDIVTVSEPWAVGMYDAMGWSVGYINSPEYKADREEGAQKILQPALAKAQEQGITANPIHVLDRYAADGIIDTAAERNSDLIVMTSHGRRGVTRVLLGSQTAEVLARSTLPVLVIR; this is encoded by the coding sequence ATGTACAAGCGCATCCTGATTGCCACCGACGGTTCGGAGCTGGCCGACAAGGGCCTGGCCAAGGGCCTGGAGCTGGCCAAGGACCTCAACGCCGAGGTCGATATCGTGACCGTGTCCGAGCCGTGGGCCGTCGGCATGTACGACGCCATGGGCTGGAGCGTGGGCTACATCAACAGCCCCGAGTACAAGGCCGACCGCGAGGAAGGGGCGCAGAAGATCCTGCAGCCGGCGTTGGCCAAGGCGCAGGAGCAGGGCATTACCGCCAACCCGATCCATGTGCTGGACCGCTATGCCGCCGACGGCATCATCGATACCGCTGCCGAGCGCAACAGCGACCTGATCGTGATGACCTCGCATGGCCGCCGGGGCGTGACCCGCGTGCTGCTGGGCAGCCAGACCGCCGAAGTGCTGGCACGCAGCACCCTGCCGGTGCTGGTCATCCGCTGA